The genomic window GCAGGGCGCCGCCGTCGCGGCCCAGGGGCACGGTGCTGCGGCCCTGCAGGCGCTGCTGCAGCGGGCCCGGAGGGGCCGGGGCGTCCCGGACGGCATCGCAGTCCTCGTCCTCGTCTTCAGCGCTGGAGACAGAGCGGGCGCGGGCCAGAACGCGGCTGCCACCGGCTCGCAGCGCCCGGCCCCAGAGCGCGTCCGGGGCCcggaggaggcggcggcggcggcggcagcgcgGGCGGCTCCCGGAGCGCGGGGCGGGGGCGTCCCGGGGCGGCGGGGACGCGCAGGGGGACGAGCTGGCAGAGGAGGAGGGGGACGAGGCGGAGCCCGGGCCGTCCTGGGCGCCCCTCTGCCCTCGGGGGTGGCACGGACCGCCGCCGCCGCAGTAGGTGTGAGCCCGAGGCCGCAGCAGCGGAGCGGGCCGGGACTGCAGGAGCAGGGCGGCAGCGGCTGCGGAGCCCCCGAGGAAGAGGGACTCCTTGCGGCGGGTGTTGGGGCTCTCCAGCAGGACGCAGAAGCCGTAGGAGGTGGGCCGGCGGGGCAGGTGCGGCAGCGAGAGGGCGGCCTGCGAGCGCGGGTCCCAGTCGGTGAGGTCCGGGTCCTCCCTGGCCCCCGCGAGCGCTGGCCGCGGCTGCTCCTCCTGCCAGTGATTTCCGGCCGGGGCTAGGGAAGGGCTGGGCAGGAGCCTGGGTGGGATGCAGAACTCTGGGATGCTGTTTGGGGTGAGAACATTGGTAAAGGCAGAGGCGGCCGCTGGGCGTGTCCGCAACCGTCGGAGCCGCTCCAGGTACCACATTGGAGTGGCGGCGTGTGTGGGTGGGGGCTTCTTGGACCGAGCTGATCTACCTAGAACACACAAGAAGACACTCTCCATCAGCGGACATCAATTTTGGTTTCTTttgctccctctccctcccactcctggCCACCCAGGCCTCCCCAAGACCTGGGAAAGTACATCGAAGCCCAAGTGCATGTTCATGATGTTTCAACTTGCTTCaaaaatctttcctttcttccttattctcttttcttcGTCCCCCTCACTCTAATAGAATTTACTTCCCTAAAACCCATAATCCTAAAATGTCtaaatttggcctcagtttcttctgtgcTGCCTCTCAGAAGCAGTTTGTGCAATCATTTTGTGAATTCCCAGATTATTGCATATTTTCcttaaaagggggagggggacaagTAACCCAAAGATCCTAGCCGGGAAACTGGTCATCGTTCCAGGTCCTGATGGTCAAGCAAATGGAGGAGACCCTTCCGTACATACCTAGAATTCCCTGGTTATTCTTAGTCTCCACGTCTGCTGATTAGGCTGCTTGCAGTGGTGCCTTGACTTCACATAAGTCCGCTCAAACGCTGTtagaatcagcagcagcagcacgaGAACACTTGCTGGCAGCAACTTTATAGGGGCTCCGGCAAACGTCCAGCCAATCTGAAGCCACTGAGCTTCTAAGGTAAGCCCCGCCCCTCCATGTATTTCTCCAGTTGTGTAACCAGATACATCCACGtggccccacccctgccccttcTTTTTGCCGGGACACATAGCAGAAACCGTTGAGGAACTTCAGGAAACACTACCATTTCTGTGGCATGTGTAGAAACTGCATTagtctctgtctcatttctttctcctttgctctgtcatttccttctttccttcatcccGCAAACACAAATCTAAGGCTGCCTTTATATTAAATTGTGGCATTTGTCTTTGACAGCCCTCAACTCCTACTCTTTTCGACCTTTAGCAGCCTTTCTTACGTATTCAAAGGATCCTAAAGCTGCCACGTTATCCAGGATATCATTGCCTGGCACTTCTGAGAATGGCCAAAGTTGCTCTCTCCTATTTGGATGTGGTTTGGAAAGAATATGAATCTAATTTATGCAAAGATGTCCCCTGATATTAGGCTTAATATGTTGTCCCCTTCCATGATTTCTGGATTTTAATATTCTTTAACCCAAAAGAAAAGTCCTTAATGATGGAATAGCAGATATCAAAGAGAATTGCACATAATTTGAGGGAAGGAGTACTTTCCAAATTACATGAGTAGGTTTACTTGCTAAGTCTCatgtaaataacaaaaataattcatatttctattgGTGCTTGCTATTGGTTACAGAATGTTAAAATCCAGAAATCCTGGGAAGGGGCAGCAACATATTAAGCCTGGTTTCAGGGGACACTTTAGCATAAATTAGATTGATATTCTTTCCTAGTCACATCCAATTAGAACCAAGCAACTTTGACCATTTTCAAAACAGGCAGtgcaaatatttttaactctcagtatacatataaaaaaactgaaaagttaaATTACATGTTCAGAGTCACAGAGTTTCTATGTTCGGTTGCagttcaaacccaagtctcttcTGACTTGAAGCAGTCTTTTGGTGTGAGTAGATATTCACACAGGAATGATTATAGATGGCTGTGAGGAACTCCTGAAGTATTTATGCTAGTCTAGATAAAGAAGGAAGGCTTTTTGCAACCACCAGGATATGGAAGCaaagatttagaaccagaaggcccCAGAGAGGAAATCTAGTCCATTGTCTTTAtcttaccaatgaggaaactgacgctcAAAGAAtttgacttagccaaggtcattCAAGTATTAAAGCTAGAATATGGTATCTAATTCCACATTTAGCACTCTTAGGAAGGAGAAAGCAATAAGGactggagagaaaagggaggggcacCACACTTCATGGAGGTGCTAGTACCTAAGCTGTGTCCTGAAAGCAGACAAGGTTTCTGAAGGTTGTAAATGAAGAGGGAGTACTTTCCATGCATTAGCAATGACTTGTGTCAATGCATGGGGGTAGCGGATGGAATATTAAGTTTGAGAAACACCTGGTAAGCCAGGTTGACTGGAACACTGTTGATAAatgggaataatgtgaaattaaGCTAGAAAGGTAGGTGGAAGCCAGATATGAAAAGCCTTAGTTGGCAGGCTAAAGAGATTGTATTTAATGCTATAGGCAATGGGAGCCAATAACTGTTCTTGAACAGAGGTATGCTATGGTCAGACATGTGCCTTAGGGAGATGATTTTAGTAGCTATATGcaaaatggattggagaagagagagactggaAGCCAGGAGAACCATTAGGAAGTTATTACAGCAGCCTAGGATCTCAACTGATGCTGCAATGAATCTGTAACCTTATTGCTTATGAATGCTCCCTTTACTAGTGCAGATCAGGAGCCGTTCTCCTTTTATGTGATTctaatctttttctttccattagttcAACACAGATATCTAACCAATGTCCTAGAgactttcttttgttattttaataGTACCTGGATATaggctaatatgaaaatgaaaatttttaaatatggccaatgtggggatttgttttgcttgattttatTCATGTCACAAAGatctgacattttttttcctaataaggGAGAATTTGATAATAACTAAAAAATTAGAACCCCTTCTCTTCAATGAAATAAGtagataaacaaaataaatgaataaacaaataggTCAATACTGTAGACaattctcaattaaaaaaaatagttcatgGCCACCAGTGTGTAGTGCTAGACATCTTCCATGACAGTGGGAAATGCTTTTGGTGAACATTTACAGTCCTTTGGCTTTGATTTGGAAAGTTCATATTAAGGAAGATGCTTTTGTATGATGAAATCCTCCAAATGTTCATTGAGCATAATGGTATGCTGATTGAATCAAGCTCAAGAGCACTGAAGAGCCTCCTAATTGAAATCCATGGTCACTCATAAGAGTTTGATGAAACAATGGGATACAGTGGGATAGAAAATTCACAGAGATCATTCACGAGTACAGATATCCTATATGGACCCTGCAAATGGATAATGAACTGGGCCCAGAATTGAATGAAAGGAGGAGAGTAGACTGAATTGTTATTGAAAAACTGTGGAGTTCTTTCAATGTGATTAAAACAAAAGCCTGCATTTTTTATGTCAGTATTTTTCTGACAATGTTGTATGGCTGAGAGTTTTGAGATACTCTCAGATCTTTGAAGAGATGCAACTAGGGATCCTCCAAAGGGCAGTAAAGAAGTGCATGATGGGCATGAGCAGGCTGTAATCCATTATAAATTAGGAATTATATGGAAGTGGTATAAATGATGGTATCTGAGAAatgtagaattagaaaaaaaaaatggactggTTACATAGCGAAAGCAACAAACAACTGTTGGACAGCCCATATGCCCCATTAGTCTCTGCGCCATGTCAAGATAATGAGGGGAATGAGACCACCACCTCTGATGTTTTCAGGGGGACATAGTTGAGGGTTTCAGAGATCAGGAAGACAGGATTGGGGGGAGATATGTGTCACTGGAAGGAATATTCATATTTGTGAAATTACAGGTCATGGGGATACAGGAATACCAGAGCAGCACTTGGACTGAGATAATATAGCACATAAGATGGATAATCAGCATAATCCATCTTAGTGATTATTCAGGGATATGCTTTATAGAACTTTCTTAGCATTTAAAATGACAATGGAAAATTGGACCAATGTAAATTAATACTTATGTGGGCTAGTACATGCTATTATAAAAAAttgtattaaaattataaaaaaaagaaagaaaaaactaagccTGGAAGGATAGATTTATGATAATGGCAGTgggcaaactttttttttctctttcagtcacaggatcataggaacCAGTAAAAAGTATAAAGTGAATGCCCACTATGTGCCTAGATTTgtgttatatatgttatatagagGATGCTCAAGAAATATTTTACTCCTACtcaaaagaacaattaattataaTATCTTCAGATATG from Notamacropus eugenii isolate mMacEug1 chromosome 1, mMacEug1.pri_v2, whole genome shotgun sequence includes these protein-coding regions:
- the LOC140508464 gene encoding C2 calcium-dependent domain-containing protein 4A-like isoform X1, whose translation is MESVFLCVLGRSARSKKPPPTHAATPMWYLERLRRLRTRPAAASAFTNVLTPNSIPEFCIPPRLLPSPSLAPAGNHWQEEQPRPALAGAREDPDLTDWDPRSQAALSLPHLPRRPTSYGFCVLLESPNTRRKESLFLGGSAAAAALLLQSRPAPLLRPRAHTYCGGGGPCHPRGQRGAQDGPGSASSPSSSASSSPCASPPPRDAPAPRSGSRPRCRRRRRLLRAPDALWGRALRAGGSRVLARARSVSSAEDEDEDCDAVRDAPAPPGPLQQRLQGRSTVPLGRDGGALHLAAHYCPVSRRLRIRLLRAEGLYSGTAEPGAIGCRVSFTLVPPGKTRKRRSAVVRRSPNPVFNEDFFFDGLSEEDLRRTAVRVKAENKGRGLERDRLLGRGELELSSVLL
- the LOC140508464 gene encoding C2 calcium-dependent domain-containing protein 4A-like isoform X2, which translates into the protein MWYLERLRRLRTRPAAASAFTNVLTPNSIPEFCIPPRLLPSPSLAPAGNHWQEEQPRPALAGAREDPDLTDWDPRSQAALSLPHLPRRPTSYGFCVLLESPNTRRKESLFLGGSAAAAALLLQSRPAPLLRPRAHTYCGGGGPCHPRGQRGAQDGPGSASSPSSSASSSPCASPPPRDAPAPRSGSRPRCRRRRRLLRAPDALWGRALRAGGSRVLARARSVSSAEDEDEDCDAVRDAPAPPGPLQQRLQGRSTVPLGRDGGALHLAAHYCPVSRRLRIRLLRAEGLYSGTAEPGAIGCRVSFTLVPPGKTRKRRSAVVRRSPNPVFNEDFFFDGLSEEDLRRTAVRVKAENKGRGLERDRLLGRGELELSSVLL